From the genome of Phaeodactylum tricornutum CCAP 1055/1 chromosome 9, whole genome shotgun sequence:
TGAAAGGAGCTTAGCGTTTGAAGTCGCCAATATtgaatttactgttagtcagACTTCGCCGCCGTCTCATTTTGCACATTTTGTTTTAGACGTTGGGAAAAGTGGCTGGCGCCCTCGGAACTTTCGCATTGGCTACCACGGGCGCTCCTCCTGCGGCGTTCGCGGCGAAGAAGGTGATTGAAGTCGTAGAAACAGCCGATAATACCAAAAAAATTGTTGGCATCGCTGGAGGTGTTCTCGCAGCCGGAGCCGTGGGAATGAAGTTTCTCGGTGGCGGTCCTGTAGAAGCCAAACAAGATTTCCTGGAAGCGGAACCCTACTGGGACCAATCCTCTGTCCCGGTGAATGTTTACAAGAACAAGGCTCCGTTTACCGGAAAGGTGGTGTCGACGAAGCGCATTGTGGGTCCTCTCGCGACCGGCGAAACGTGCCACGTTGTAATTGATCACGAAGGAAACTTTCCGTACTGGGAAGGCCAGTCCTGGGGTGTCATTCCGCCCGGTGTGCGCGAAAAGGATGGTAAACCCCACTCGGTTCGTCTCTACTCTATTGCCTCCACGCGATACGGTGACGACATGACGGGCAAGACCGGATCGCTTTGCGTTCGACGTGCAACATACTGGTGCCCGGAATTGAAAGCTGAAGACCCGACCAAGAAGGGCGTCTGCTCCAACTTTCTGTGTGACACCCGACCTGGCGAAGAAGTCCAAATGACGGGCCCTGCCGGGAAGGTGATGCTCATGCCAGAAGAGAATCCTGACACGGACTATATTATGGTTGCCACTGGAACGGGCATTGCCCCGTACCGTGGTTTTGTCCGCCGTCTCTTCACCGAAAAGACTCCTGCCGCAGAAGCGTATAAGGGACAGGCCTGGCTATTTCTGGGTGTAGCCAACAGCGACGCCTTGttgtacgacgacgaatggCAAGAGGTCAAAACGAACAACCCCAATCAATTCCGCCTGGACTATGCACTTTCTCGAGAAcaggaaaacaaaaagggCGGAAAAATGTACATCCAAGACAAGGTGGAAGAGTACGCGGATGAGATCTTTCAGAAATTGGATGCTGGTGCGCACATTTATTTTTGCGGCCTCAAAGGAATGATGCCCGGTATCCAGGAAATGTTGCAAACTGTCTGCACCCAAAAGGGTGTCGAATACGATGAATGGCTTAAGGGACTCAAAGCTAAGAAGCAGTGGCATGTGGAGGTATATTAGCCTAAGCTATTTCAAAGTGTCAGACCTTCAATTTACATTCATTGATTTCCAGTTTAGGAGTAGTTTCGTTCAACTATCTTGTGAGGTTTCAACATGTCCGACCGCTTGGCGAGATGACTGATCCATAGAGCCCAATACTCCTTTCTAGCGTTAAAAAAGAGTGATGTCCTCGCCTATCTTTGACGAATAGCAAATCCGGGCATTTCGACACAATCAAGTCAACCAAATTAAATTTCAGATTTGATGTCCAGCACGCGTCATGCCTTGGAGTACGGCCATAGTCATAGCAAATCTCCAAAAgaacttttgcttcttcggTGAGAAATTGGACCACATCGAGAAGCTGCTTTCGGCACGCCAAGGCTTTCTCCAAACTGGTTACTGCACTTCACTGGTCTCCACCTGCATTCCATGTGACGGAGGGTGCAAAGATCAACGGAGCGAACAGCATCGATGACTTGTGCGCCTCAATTTCTTCCGGGGCTGGACTGATGAAGAATTCATCTATTCTATCATAAGGACAAGCTGATACCTTCACTCCACGCTTCTCCAAAACTTTGATCAGAAATTCGTGAGGATGGAAGCCCGAGGGAACAAGTGAACAATCATCCTTGACCTTAGACATAATAATTTCGCTTGCGCATCTCTTCACAATCAGTGTACAATCGCTTTCGCGGAAATATGGTCGCTGGGAGCAGCGACTCGCGTCTTGGAGCCTCAAGATCATCGGTAATACCAGCGGGTACCGCCCGTTTTCTCCTGGAACCCACACATGCTATAGGAAAAGAGTTGGTGAATCAGACTCTGTTTCGAGGAAACTCAACTCTCGAAGAAAAGCACAAAAGCAACCAAGGCGTATTTTTTAACTGGA
Proteins encoded in this window:
- a CDS encoding predicted protein, translating into MKFLGGGPVEAKQDFLEAEPYWDQSSVPVNVYKNKAPFTGKVVSTKRIVGPLATGETCHVVIDHEGNFPYWEGQSWGVIPPGVREKDGKPHSVRLYSIASTRYGDDMTGKTGSLCVRRATYWCPELKAEDPTKKGVCSNFLCDTRPGEEVQMTGPAGKVMLMPEENPDTDYIMVATGTGIAPYRGFVRRLFTEKTPAAEAYKGQAWLFLGVANSDALLYDDEWQEVKTNNPNQFRLDYALSREQENKKGGKMYIQDKVEEYADEIFQKLDAGAHIYFCGLKGMMPGIQEMLQTVCTQKGVEYDEWLKGLKAKKQWHVEVY